GGGTGATCAGGATAGATTCGGTTACCGCATACCCAACACCTGAAGACCATGATGCCGTGATTGCTGTCATCAATCATGTACCCACAACCACACTTTTCGCACATAGTCGCTTTCGATTCCTCCCTCTCTGCGAAACTCGATAAATGTGTTCACGCTGGCGTCATGCAGTTGCCGCTCACCACAGCAACAGCAACCATTGTGCCGGGAGGTGTCGGTCAGTCCCGTGCAGAACCGCCCTGTCATTGCATGGACTTACACTGTTCAGGTCTGCGATGAGTGTAATGTACTATTGTGCGCCCGCAATAGCTTTCCATGGCCGCATGTTTTATGTTGCGTGCACGCAATACTCCTTTAGGCCCGTTAGCGCATTAGCCTCGAGGAAGTCGTTGACACACTTGTGAACAGCCCTCAGCAACAGATTTCATATCGTTCAACACCAACTGTAATAAGATGCCCTGCAGTCATTATTGCGCTTGTGCACCATGGAAGAAGCGCTCAACTGGGATACCTTGCACAGGCGCAAGAATGGCGCAGCTATTGTACCGCATGAGGGGATGCGGTGTGCATAGAAATAGCATTTCTCTGCAGGAGCAAGAACTGCGTGATGGTACATGAATCAATTATTGTACGAAGCAATTCTTGACTGAAAATTAATCAATGTCGTGCCGGAATCGCTGCACGTGCCAGGGGCGAGCCGGTTTGTTTTATCATACACGTTCTCGGCCGAACTGTAGGTTAATCCCTTCATAGCCGGCATGCCTTAAATCCGTTTGGAACCACGGAGCCCTGTGTGTCAAGCACCTGCGCTGTAGAGTCTAGCGGCATCCAAGTTGCATGCATTTTTGGAGATAGAAGGCCTCGAGTGCGAGCCTGGACGGTAAAGAGGTTGGAGCCATGAAGGAGTTCTTGGAAGGCCACCATCAGTTGACCTGATGCGGTTGTGGTCGGGGCTTATCAAGACTTTCGTATTCGTTTCTGTAACAAGCAGTTGCTTGAAAAAGGCAAACTATCTGAAAGGATGGGACGCAAAGCCGCTGGTCTAAGTTCCCCGTGGTGAGGAATGAGGTAGCGGCAGGTCGTCAGGCGAATGCGGCATTGCATATGCTGACTTTCGCAGGGCTCAATGAAAAATCAGCCGTGGAGGTGCTTCACTGATCGTCAAGCGTGTTGAACCAAAGGTCCAGACAATATCGTCCGTTCGTTTCCTTCTAGCTTCACTCTTCCTCTTCTTGTATATAGTTTCAGGTCTTCTCTTCCACAAAGAAGCCTTTGGTGGCCAGGTGACCTTGGCCTGGGACCCCGTGACAGCCTCCGGCTTGGCTGGATACAGGGTCCACTACGGAACGGCAAGTGGGAATTACTCGTCTGTCGCCGGCGTGGGGAATCAGACAACTGCGACAATAACCGGCCTCACGGCGGGCACAAGTTACTACTTTGCCGCCACCGCCTACGATACGGCGGGAACCGAGAGCGCCTTCTCCAACGAAGTGGTCTATATCGCGCCCTCGTCCTGCAGCCCCGCGATCTCTCCTGGTACCGTATCGGTACCGGCCGCGGGCGGCACGGGAAGTGTCACCGTTAGCACCTCCAGCATCTGCAGCTGGACCACGGCTAATCTGGCGTCGTGGGTAACGATCACATCAGGCGCCAGTGGCACAGGCAACGGGACGGTCACGTACTCGGTCTCCGCCAACACAGGCTCCGCTTCAAGAACTACCAATCTGACCATAGCGGGCGTTATCTTTAACGTGATACAGACTGGCGCACCCACATCCACCTATACCATTACTGCCAGTGACAGTGCGGGCTTCACCCAGACCCCCACAGCCTGTACTCTTGCGATAACGACAAACGGGTCGGGACGGGGCACGGTGACGAGGAGCCCATCAGCGCCAACCTTCCCTGCGGGCACCGTCGTTACCCTCACCGCGGTCCCCGGTTGGAGTTCTGCATTCTCGGGCTGGTCAGGGGCGTGCACGGGGACTTCAACCACGTGCACACTAACCATGACCTCCGACACGAGCGTCACCGCCACGTTCAATGCACAGTGGATATGGGGGTGGGGTGGGTGACAGTGACGAGTTTATCTCGTCACATACGCCCGCCACGGCCGTGCCGCGACTTCTTCGAAAGCCGCGGAGCGCCACGCGCTTAAAATAGTAGGCTAGTTGATGGTTTCCTGCGGGCCCGTTTCTGTGGCCTAAATACTTCGGCACAATCCATCCGGTGAGGTGTCGCTTCCTGAGTAACGGTAATGCCTCTGAACGACCTGGCAGCAACCCAACGACCGCTTGGAATTTCTGCCTACATAATACAATCTAACATTGAGCTGTTTCACCCGGTTACAGGCAGCTGGCAGAATGCCCGA
The window above is part of the Syntrophorhabdales bacterium genome. Proteins encoded here:
- a CDS encoding fibronectin type III domain-containing protein → MTLAWDPVTASGLAGYRVHYGTASGNYSSVAGVGNQTTATITGLTAGTSYYFAATAYDTAGTESAFSNEVVYIAPSSCSPAISPGTVSVPAAGGTGSVTVSTSSICSWTTANLASWVTITSGASGTGNGTVTYSVSANTGSASRTTNLTIAGVIFNVIQTGAPTSTYTITASDSAGFTQTPTACTLAITTNGSGRGTVTRSPSAPTFPAGTVVTLTAVPGWSSAFSGWSGACTGTSTTCTLTMTSDTSVTATFNAQWIWGWGG